From a region of the Candidatus Rhabdochlamydia porcellionis genome:
- a CDS encoding THUMP domain-containing class I SAM-dependent RNA methyltransferase: MFDLLFISSAHCTQELLAKEIEELGVSDVRIGHYGIFVPKTMDNVYLVNYLSRLANRVLWPIAQFNCRHKEDLYQESRTINWDAFLTLQKTFAIDANVSHPNLRNSLFATQVLKDAICDHFWEKYEKRPSVDTKKPDVQLNLFIYKGRATINLDTSGVPLYKRGWKQESGIATIPETLAATLLKLSGFTAREVLCDSFCGAGTLLIEAACIATNTPAGYFRKEWGFLSHPDFDQKRWLEIKQSWDAKRILCSSICATGADKDPNMVALSQRHLQKTGFSKQVVVCRSEIAKFKPSCLPTLIVTDPPFGKRMMQSNDLIACFNQFLKTHCLATPFAYLLYPSDKGAQLERNGMRILKRWRLSYGGLDVSLFCVQHAI, from the coding sequence ATGTTCGATTTACTGTTTATTTCTTCCGCACATTGCACGCAAGAACTACTAGCAAAAGAGATCGAAGAATTGGGTGTATCCGATGTTCGTATCGGTCATTATGGCATTTTTGTTCCAAAAACAATGGATAATGTGTACTTGGTAAACTATTTGAGCAGGCTAGCTAATCGAGTGCTATGGCCTATTGCACAGTTTAACTGCCGTCATAAAGAGGATTTATACCAAGAATCTCGAACTATAAATTGGGATGCCTTTTTAACGTTGCAAAAAACATTTGCCATTGACGCCAATGTCTCTCATCCTAATTTGCGCAATAGCTTGTTTGCAACACAAGTGCTCAAAGATGCTATTTGTGATCACTTTTGGGAAAAATACGAAAAGAGGCCATCTGTTGATACTAAGAAGCCAGATGTGCAATTGAACTTATTTATCTATAAAGGGCGTGCTACCATTAATTTAGACACTTCTGGAGTCCCCCTTTATAAGCGAGGTTGGAAGCAAGAGAGTGGCATTGCTACAATCCCTGAAACACTAGCTGCTACGTTGCTTAAACTATCAGGCTTTACAGCAAGAGAAGTTCTCTGTGACTCCTTTTGTGGAGCAGGAACATTATTAATTGAAGCTGCTTGTATAGCAACAAATACACCAGCTGGCTACTTCCGGAAAGAATGGGGATTCTTATCCCATCCAGACTTTGATCAAAAGCGATGGTTGGAAATAAAACAAAGCTGGGATGCTAAGCGTATACTTTGTTCTTCTATTTGTGCTACTGGAGCAGATAAAGATCCAAACATGGTAGCTTTAAGCCAAAGGCATCTACAAAAGACAGGTTTTAGTAAACAAGTGGTTGTTTGCAGGTCAGAGATAGCTAAGTTCAAACCTTCTTGCCTTCCTACCTTAATTGTAACAGATCCACCATTTGGTAAAAGAATGATGCAATCTAATGATTTAATTGCTTGTTTTAATCAATTTCTTAAAACTCATTGTCTAGCTACCCCTTTTGCTTATCTACTCTACCCTTCTGATAAAGGCGCGCAGTTAGAAAGAAACGGGATGCGAATTTTAAAGCGTTGGCGGCTTAGCTATGGGGGACTGGATGTAAGCTTATTCTGCGTTCAACATGCTATCTAG
- the rbfA gene encoding 30S ribosome-binding factor RbfA yields MVKNRVARLNSLLKEVISEVIRKDVDNPHVNQFVSVTQVEITSDLHHAKVHISVIGDQKVKEETIKALQSAAGFIAIHSSKKVVMRYFPNLTFKLDTSVDKHARIDAVLGQIREEQKSRKN; encoded by the coding sequence ATGGTAAAAAATCGAGTTGCAAGACTAAATTCTTTGCTAAAAGAGGTTATTTCAGAAGTAATTCGTAAAGATGTGGATAACCCACATGTTAACCAATTTGTTTCTGTAACCCAAGTAGAAATCACCAGCGATCTTCATCATGCTAAAGTGCATATCAGTGTAATTGGAGATCAAAAAGTAAAAGAAGAGACCATTAAAGCCTTGCAATCTGCTGCGGGCTTTATTGCGATTCATTCTTCTAAGAAAGTAGTTATGCGCTATTTTCCCAATCTTACCTTTAAACTAGATACCTCTGTGGATAAGCACGCGCGTATTGATGCCGTATTGGGACAGATTAGAGAAGAACAAAAATCCCGTAAAAATTAA
- the ychF gene encoding redox-regulated ATPase YchF, protein MRELSCGIVGLPNVGKSTLWNALTKKAAAAANFPFCTIDPNVGIVEVYDPRLQELSKISKSEKLVYPAVTYVDIAGLVKGASQGEGLGNQFLANIRESDIIIHVVRCFENDDVIHVAGKIDPINDIEVIHLELILSDLQMIENILAKVEKQVKGKKELQNTVVCLRKARDHLNQNHPLRTLALTQEECVLLKNYPFLTNKKVVYVTNVSESDLPGMNNQYVEKVRAYAEKEGNIVVPICAKIEEEIAQLSDKDALDFLEDLGIKKTGLNRLIKASFDSLGLITYLTTGKIETRAWPIKKGTKAPEAAGEIHNDLQKGFIRAEVVSFEDMVKYQGRMGAKEAGRVRSEGKDYIVQDGDVMIFFHN, encoded by the coding sequence ATGCGAGAACTTTCCTGTGGAATCGTTGGTTTACCAAATGTGGGTAAATCCACTTTATGGAATGCATTAACAAAAAAAGCTGCGGCAGCGGCAAATTTTCCTTTTTGCACGATTGATCCTAATGTAGGTATTGTTGAGGTTTACGATCCTCGATTACAAGAGTTATCCAAGATCTCTAAAAGTGAAAAATTGGTCTACCCAGCTGTGACCTATGTAGATATTGCAGGATTAGTAAAAGGTGCTTCTCAAGGAGAGGGCCTAGGTAACCAATTTCTAGCTAATATTCGAGAAAGTGATATCATTATTCATGTGGTCCGCTGTTTTGAGAATGATGATGTGATTCATGTAGCTGGGAAAATCGATCCTATAAATGATATCGAAGTGATTCATTTAGAATTGATTTTATCCGATCTACAGATGATAGAAAATATTCTTGCTAAGGTAGAAAAACAGGTTAAGGGGAAAAAAGAGCTTCAAAATACAGTTGTTTGTTTAAGAAAAGCACGCGACCATCTTAATCAAAATCATCCCTTACGCACTTTAGCCCTTACTCAAGAAGAGTGTGTCTTGTTGAAGAATTATCCTTTTCTTACTAATAAAAAAGTAGTGTATGTAACAAATGTTTCCGAAAGTGACTTGCCAGGTATGAATAATCAATACGTAGAAAAAGTACGTGCTTATGCAGAAAAAGAGGGAAATATCGTTGTACCTATTTGTGCAAAAATAGAAGAAGAAATAGCTCAGTTAAGCGATAAAGATGCTTTAGACTTTTTGGAAGATTTAGGTATTAAGAAAACAGGCTTAAATCGTTTGATAAAAGCTTCATTTGATAGTCTAGGACTCATCACTTACCTTACTACCGGAAAAATAGAAACTAGAGCTTGGCCTATTAAAAAAGGAACTAAAGCTCCAGAGGCTGCAGGAGAAATCCATAACGACCTGCAAAAAGGCTTTATTCGCGCTGAGGTGGTCTCTTTTGAAGATATGGTCAAATACCAAGGAAGAATGGGAGCTAAAGAGGCAGGTCGCGTTCGTTCTGAAGGTAAAGACTACATTGTCCAAGATGGCGATGTAATGATTTTTTTTCATAATTAA
- the nusA gene encoding transcription termination factor NusA produces the protein MNKDLVAIFEYLEREKGIKRDVVISAIEESLYVAARKSIQGGLINVSVQVNPKTGDINVTAQKEVVELVTIPEEEISLAEARMLHPDCELGQFVDISVIPQDFGRIAAHTAGQIISQKLRHAERDVIYEEYRHRINEIVSGTVKKVVREKTLIIDLGKVEAILPNRFYPKTEEYNLGDRVQALLFEVRDTENGGAEVVLSRSHPEFVAQLFSQEVPEIADDTIVIEKIVRAAGYRTKIAVSSQDPKVDPVGACVGVRGNRVKNIIRELNNEKIDIIPFSSDTTTLLKSSLAPIEIKKMLVDEQRNVITIVINDEDYPAALGKGGRNARLNGELCGSDLQIQKMSHYKATMNLERAQMASADDPTLDEPLTIEEVSSRMIIESLISAGYDTPRKVLNATPEQLAIIPEISLEMADKILEKIRKKRG, from the coding sequence ATGAACAAAGATCTAGTCGCAATCTTCGAATATCTTGAGAGAGAAAAAGGAATTAAACGAGATGTAGTAATTTCTGCGATCGAAGAATCGCTATACGTAGCTGCTCGTAAAAGTATCCAAGGTGGTTTGATTAATGTTTCTGTACAGGTTAACCCTAAAACAGGAGATATTAATGTAACAGCCCAAAAAGAAGTAGTAGAGCTCGTTACTATTCCAGAAGAAGAGATCTCTCTTGCGGAAGCACGCATGCTTCATCCCGATTGTGAACTAGGACAGTTTGTTGACATTTCTGTTATTCCACAAGACTTTGGTAGAATTGCCGCACACACAGCAGGTCAAATCATCTCTCAAAAACTACGTCATGCAGAAAGAGATGTGATTTATGAAGAATACCGCCATCGGATCAATGAAATTGTTTCAGGCACGGTGAAAAAAGTTGTTAGAGAAAAAACCTTAATCATTGATTTAGGAAAAGTTGAAGCTATTTTACCTAACCGATTTTATCCAAAAACAGAAGAGTATAACTTAGGTGATCGAGTACAGGCCCTTCTATTTGAAGTAAGAGATACAGAGAATGGCGGAGCAGAAGTGGTTTTATCTCGTAGCCATCCTGAATTTGTTGCACAATTGTTTTCACAAGAAGTTCCTGAAATTGCGGATGATACAATTGTTATAGAAAAAATAGTGCGTGCAGCAGGCTATCGCACAAAGATTGCAGTTAGTTCCCAAGATCCAAAAGTAGATCCTGTTGGAGCTTGTGTAGGAGTGCGTGGAAATCGCGTCAAAAATATCATACGCGAGCTAAATAATGAAAAAATTGACATTATCCCTTTTAGCAGCGATACTACCACCTTACTCAAATCCTCTTTAGCGCCAATAGAAATTAAGAAAATGCTCGTTGATGAGCAAAGAAATGTCATCACTATCGTGATTAATGATGAAGATTACCCTGCAGCTCTTGGTAAAGGAGGAAGAAACGCTCGTTTAAACGGAGAGCTATGCGGCTCTGATCTACAAATACAAAAAATGAGTCATTACAAAGCTACTATGAATCTTGAACGTGCACAAATGGCTTCTGCCGATGATCCAACTTTAGATGAGCCGCTTACCATTGAAGAAGTTAGCAGCAGAATGATTATAGAAAGCTTAATTAGTGCTGGGTATGATACTCCTCGAAAAGTGTTAAATGCAACACCTGAACAATTAGCAATTATACCAGAAATCAGTTTAGAAATGGCTGACAAAATTTTAGAAAAAATTCGCAAAAAAAGAGGTTAA
- the sctV gene encoding type III secretion system export apparatus subunit SctV: MKDLLNRITRALSSQRALNIINSSSDIILALFIIMLIMVIIIPVSPNMLDNLIAINLAVSISVLMVALYIPKAVNLSIFPSLLLITTLFRLGIEISATKQILLHGYAGHIIYTFGNFVVGGNFVVGGIVFLIITIVQFIVVTKGAERVAEVAARFTLDAMPGKQMSIDADMRSGVIDANQARELRLAISKESQMYGAMDGAMKFVKGDVIAGIVIALINIIGGLIIGVAMRNMTALQAAKTYTLLSIGGGLIAQIPSLLISLTAGIVTTRVSSEKKDSHLGKEISSQLLGQPKAIMIAAIVIFLMGLIKGFPTLIFIVISIALGTVGFVIWYNANKALVKAQGGISTAKMDTDIEGHSMIRGGTDDYALTLPIVLEVGKSLSTVIRKEKQGSTFVEDMVPKMRLALYQDLGVRFPGVHVRTDSPILESDEYAIYLNEVPTVRGKIVENALLTTENPETLRRYNIAFSTTKNSIGQPSVWIENRYQEVLKKAGIKFWRPLDVMILHLSYFYRQHAADFLGIQEMRGILEFIEKSYPDLVKEVTRLVPLQKLTEIFKRLIQEQISIRDLRTILEALAEWAQSEKDTVLLTEYVRSSLKRYISFKYSQGQSILSVYSLDPEIEDLVRGAIKQTSAGSYLALDPDSVQLILQAMRNIITPVPVGGQPPVLLTAIDVRRFVRKLIEGEFPDMAVISYQEIVPEIRIQPLGRIQLS, translated from the coding sequence ATGAAAGATTTGCTAAATAGAATCACACGCGCCTTAAGTAGTCAAAGAGCTTTAAATATCATTAATTCATCCAGTGATATTATTTTAGCTCTTTTCATCATCATGTTAATCATGGTGATTATTATTCCTGTTTCTCCAAACATGCTAGATAACTTAATTGCTATCAATTTAGCTGTTTCTATCTCTGTGTTAATGGTAGCTCTCTACATCCCTAAAGCTGTTAATCTTTCGATCTTCCCTTCTTTGTTGCTGATCACTACCTTATTTCGTTTAGGAATAGAGATCTCTGCAACCAAACAGATTTTGCTCCATGGATATGCAGGACACATTATTTACACTTTTGGAAACTTCGTCGTTGGAGGAAACTTCGTCGTTGGAGGAATTGTTTTCTTAATTATTACCATTGTGCAGTTCATCGTTGTAACCAAAGGAGCTGAAAGAGTCGCTGAAGTTGCTGCTAGATTTACTTTAGATGCGATGCCTGGAAAACAAATGAGCATTGATGCAGATATGAGAAGCGGTGTCATTGATGCCAATCAAGCAAGAGAGTTGCGTTTAGCCATTTCTAAAGAAAGTCAGATGTATGGAGCTATGGACGGTGCGATGAAATTCGTTAAAGGGGATGTCATTGCAGGGATTGTCATTGCATTAATTAACATCATTGGAGGCTTGATTATCGGAGTTGCTATGCGCAATATGACAGCTCTTCAAGCAGCTAAAACCTATACTCTTCTTTCTATAGGTGGTGGTTTAATCGCACAAATTCCCTCGTTGCTTATCTCTTTAACAGCGGGTATTGTGACAACTCGTGTTTCTTCAGAAAAAAAGGACTCTCACTTAGGAAAAGAAATCTCCTCACAGCTTTTAGGTCAGCCTAAAGCCATTATGATTGCGGCTATCGTTATTTTTTTAATGGGGTTGATTAAAGGCTTTCCAACTCTTATTTTTATCGTAATTTCTATTGCTTTGGGTACAGTTGGCTTTGTGATATGGTATAATGCTAATAAAGCCCTAGTTAAAGCGCAAGGCGGTATTTCTACAGCAAAGATGGATACCGATATAGAAGGACACTCTATGATCCGAGGAGGGACAGATGATTATGCATTAACTCTTCCTATTGTTCTAGAAGTAGGTAAATCTCTCTCTACTGTGATTCGTAAAGAAAAACAAGGCTCTACTTTTGTAGAGGATATGGTTCCTAAAATGCGTCTTGCTCTTTATCAAGACCTAGGGGTGCGTTTCCCCGGAGTACACGTACGTACTGATTCTCCTATTTTAGAATCTGATGAATACGCTATCTATTTAAATGAGGTGCCAACCGTCAGAGGTAAAATTGTTGAAAATGCTCTTTTAACAACGGAAAACCCAGAAACACTGCGCCGTTATAATATTGCCTTTAGCACTACGAAAAACTCGATTGGGCAACCGTCTGTTTGGATCGAAAACCGCTACCAAGAAGTCTTAAAAAAGGCGGGTATTAAATTTTGGAGACCCTTAGATGTGATGATCTTGCATCTTTCTTATTTTTATCGCCAGCACGCAGCAGACTTTTTAGGAATCCAAGAGATGCGTGGCATTTTAGAGTTTATTGAAAAATCTTATCCCGATCTAGTTAAAGAAGTAACACGTTTGGTTCCTCTGCAAAAGTTGACTGAAATTTTTAAGCGCTTGATTCAAGAACAGATTTCCATCCGCGATTTACGTACTATTTTAGAAGCCTTAGCAGAATGGGCCCAATCAGAAAAAGACACTGTTTTGCTGACTGAATACGTTAGATCTTCTTTAAAGCGTTATATCAGTTTCAAATACTCTCAAGGACAGTCCATTCTATCTGTTTACTCATTAGATCCAGAAATTGAGGATCTAGTGAGAGGAGCCATCAAACAAACCTCAGCAGGATCTTACTTAGCACTCGATCCTGATTCCGTACAGCTAATTTTACAAGCGATGCGCAATATAATTACCCCGGTTCCTGTAGGAGGACAACCTCCTGTATTACTCACTGCCATTGATGTAAGAAGATTTGTGCGCAAATTAATCGAAGGAGAATTTCCCGACATGGCAGTCATTTCCTATCAAGAAATTGTACCTGAAATCCGTATCCAACCTTTGGGTCGGATTCAACTTTCATAG
- the sctU gene encoding type III secretion system export apparatus subunit SctU: protein MAEKTEKATQKKLRDARKKGQVSKSQDFPAAFTFVVSIAATIISATYLFRLLADYMISMFNLSKTQIDLPNRAPGIIKQAILVIFQTSVPIIIITVCTGVLVNFLIIGPMFASQAMKPDIKRLNPVTNLKNLFKLKTLVELTKSILKILGALIIIYSVVWNILPDIVSTAALPVEASALVFTNFLNKVIIRIGIFFLAIAIFDLAFQKRTFAKEMMMEKFEIRQEYKDTEGDPHIKSRRRQTAQEIAYQEGPPSAKKARAIITNPIHIAVAIDYKSEEDPSLEPAPRIITMGKGLIADQIIKVAQANNIPIMRNVPLAQTLFEKGSIGDYIPEETYQAVAEILRWLEGLESLETSGMELFT from the coding sequence ATGGCCGAAAAAACAGAAAAGGCGACGCAAAAGAAATTGCGAGACGCGCGTAAAAAAGGACAGGTTTCCAAGTCTCAAGACTTCCCTGCTGCCTTTACCTTTGTAGTATCCATAGCGGCCACCATTATAAGCGCTACATATCTCTTTAGACTGCTTGCAGATTACATGATTTCTATGTTTAATCTTTCTAAAACTCAAATCGATTTACCCAATCGAGCTCCAGGAATTATTAAACAAGCCATCTTAGTGATCTTTCAAACAAGTGTCCCTATTATAATTATAACTGTTTGTACCGGTGTTTTAGTGAACTTTTTGATTATTGGACCCATGTTTGCTTCTCAAGCAATGAAACCGGATATTAAACGATTAAATCCTGTTACCAATCTTAAAAACCTTTTTAAGTTAAAAACACTCGTAGAACTTACTAAGTCTATTTTAAAAATCCTAGGAGCTTTAATTATTATCTACTCGGTGGTTTGGAATATTCTACCAGATATTGTATCTACTGCTGCACTTCCTGTAGAAGCAAGTGCTTTAGTCTTTACGAATTTTCTCAATAAGGTAATTATTCGCATAGGGATCTTTTTTCTAGCAATTGCTATATTTGACCTCGCTTTTCAAAAAAGAACCTTTGCTAAAGAAATGATGATGGAAAAATTTGAGATTCGTCAGGAATATAAAGACACAGAAGGAGATCCTCATATTAAAAGTAGAAGAAGGCAAACCGCACAGGAAATTGCTTACCAAGAAGGACCACCTTCTGCTAAAAAAGCGAGAGCGATTATTACTAATCCTATACATATTGCAGTGGCCATTGATTATAAATCAGAAGAAGATCCTTCTCTAGAGCCTGCCCCTAGAATTATCACAATGGGCAAGGGTCTAATAGCTGATCAGATTATTAAAGTAGCTCAAGCAAATAATATCCCTATTATGCGGAATGTACCTTTAGCACAAACCCTTTTTGAAAAAGGATCAATTGGTGATTATATACCTGAAGAGACCTATCAAGCTGTAGCAGAAATCCTAAGGTGGCTAGAAGGACTGGAATCATTAGAGACATCGGGAATGGAGTTATTTACATGA
- the infB gene encoding translation initiation factor IF-2 has product MAKNLKINIKNAQLAEALKLTREKKPVVRKKEEKKEPSSVELSPTSTVEATSSPSLAPIPAKQPPKEAPIQQKPPVIKTEPARSTTKSEHRHKPQPFRTNFPPQRPSFKQDTRPNVPSSSRPSYSARTGYPSAIKRPPLSKDVSAPKVSDVSKKDSFKPTPRESEDKNQRSKAVHEIRPVKKSMQKTFDARDRKGLRDDLDDQGWRRRRPHHKIRSHKKEEVIIRPKELKIHLPITIKDLASEMKLKASQLVAKLFMKGVMLTLNDYLDDETTIQLLGHDFDCEITIDTTEEDRLRITDKTIKQEIQASQTDELIIRPPVIAFMGHVDHGKTSLIDAIRKSNIVSSEAGDITQHIGAFKCHTESGDITILDTPGHEAFSSMRARGADVTDIVVLVIAGDEGIKAQTLEAIDQAKAADVPILVAINKCDKPNFDADNVYRQLADKDLLPEAWGGQVITVNCSAVTKQGIKEMLEMLALQAEILELKANPKSRARGTVIESEMHKGLGPVATVLVQNGTLNLGDAIVFAQHYARVKTMHNELKKEIIIAGPSSPVKITGLSGLPEAGSEFIVVKNEKEAIEIAQKRSEGQRHHNMMQQPKRVALENFLDNSVQKKVLNLILRADVQGSVEALKNSLLKIQSKKIELNIISAAVGEVSESDVQLAQNTKAMIIGFHSQVESHAENLIKTLKVTVKLYDIIYHAVDEVRALMRSMLDKIPQENDVGSAEVKAIFKSSHLGIIAGCMVTDGTIKRSSQIRLLRDGQAIWKGSMQSLKRVKEDVREVSKGYECGIVLPNNNDIKVGDIFQAYEITYLDQEL; this is encoded by the coding sequence TTGGCCAAGAATTTAAAAATAAATATAAAAAACGCACAACTTGCAGAAGCTCTTAAGCTCACTCGAGAAAAAAAACCTGTGGTCCGAAAAAAAGAAGAAAAAAAAGAACCCTCATCGGTTGAATTATCTCCTACTTCCACCGTAGAAGCGACCTCTTCCCCTTCTTTAGCGCCTATTCCTGCTAAGCAGCCCCCAAAAGAAGCACCTATTCAGCAAAAGCCTCCTGTCATAAAAACAGAACCTGCTCGTTCAACAACTAAATCAGAACATCGTCATAAACCGCAACCATTTAGAACAAATTTTCCTCCCCAACGCCCTTCTTTCAAACAAGATACAAGACCTAATGTTCCTTCTTCTTCTAGACCCTCCTACTCTGCTCGAACTGGATATCCAAGTGCTATAAAAAGACCTCCTTTATCTAAAGATGTGTCTGCTCCGAAGGTTTCTGATGTATCTAAAAAAGACTCTTTTAAACCAACACCACGTGAATCAGAAGATAAAAATCAACGTTCTAAAGCAGTTCATGAAATACGACCTGTAAAAAAATCGATGCAAAAAACATTTGATGCCCGTGATAGAAAAGGACTACGTGATGATTTAGATGATCAAGGTTGGAGAAGAAGACGACCTCATCATAAAATACGTTCTCATAAGAAAGAAGAGGTTATTATTAGGCCTAAAGAATTAAAGATTCATCTGCCTATTACTATAAAAGACCTTGCTTCTGAAATGAAGCTTAAAGCATCTCAACTCGTTGCTAAATTGTTTATGAAAGGGGTTATGCTCACTTTAAACGACTATTTAGACGATGAAACCACCATTCAATTGTTAGGACATGATTTTGACTGTGAAATTACCATTGATACAACAGAAGAAGATCGACTTCGCATTACTGATAAGACTATTAAACAAGAAATTCAAGCTAGCCAAACAGATGAATTGATCATTCGTCCTCCTGTAATTGCCTTTATGGGACATGTAGATCATGGTAAAACCAGTTTAATCGATGCCATTCGTAAATCAAATATTGTATCCTCAGAAGCGGGTGATATTACCCAACATATCGGGGCATTTAAGTGTCATACAGAATCAGGCGACATCACAATCTTAGACACACCGGGTCATGAAGCCTTTTCCTCTATGCGTGCTAGAGGAGCAGATGTAACAGATATCGTCGTTCTTGTCATTGCAGGTGATGAAGGAATAAAAGCTCAAACGTTAGAAGCTATTGATCAAGCCAAGGCAGCTGATGTTCCTATTTTAGTAGCCATCAATAAATGCGATAAGCCAAATTTTGATGCAGATAACGTTTATCGTCAATTAGCAGATAAAGATTTGTTACCAGAAGCTTGGGGTGGACAGGTCATTACTGTAAATTGTTCAGCCGTGACAAAGCAAGGAATCAAAGAAATGCTTGAAATGTTAGCTCTTCAAGCAGAGATTCTTGAACTAAAAGCCAATCCTAAATCTAGAGCTCGAGGAACTGTGATTGAATCAGAAATGCACAAAGGATTGGGACCAGTTGCTACTGTTCTTGTGCAAAATGGTACTTTAAATCTAGGTGATGCTATTGTATTTGCCCAACATTATGCAAGAGTTAAAACCATGCATAATGAACTCAAAAAAGAAATTATAATAGCAGGCCCCTCTTCTCCTGTAAAAATTACAGGTCTTTCTGGACTACCAGAAGCCGGCAGTGAATTTATTGTTGTTAAGAATGAAAAAGAAGCTATTGAAATTGCTCAAAAACGCTCTGAAGGTCAACGCCATCATAATATGATGCAACAACCAAAACGAGTTGCCTTAGAGAATTTTTTAGATAATTCAGTGCAAAAGAAAGTTCTTAATCTCATTTTACGTGCTGACGTACAAGGCTCCGTTGAAGCATTAAAAAACTCTTTGCTAAAAATTCAGTCTAAAAAAATTGAATTAAATATTATCTCCGCGGCTGTTGGAGAGGTTTCTGAATCAGACGTGCAACTAGCGCAAAATACAAAAGCGATGATTATCGGTTTTCATAGTCAAGTTGAAAGTCATGCAGAGAACTTAATCAAAACCTTAAAAGTAACGGTTAAACTCTATGATATTATCTATCATGCAGTTGATGAAGTAAGAGCTTTAATGCGGAGCATGTTAGATAAAATTCCTCAAGAGAACGATGTGGGTTCAGCAGAGGTAAAAGCAATATTTAAATCCTCTCATTTAGGTATCATTGCTGGTTGTATGGTAACAGATGGAACTATTAAACGCTCTTCTCAAATACGTTTACTCCGAGATGGGCAGGCAATTTGGAAAGGATCCATGCAATCTCTTAAAAGAGTAAAAGAAGATGTGCGTGAGGTTTCTAAAGGATATGAATGTGGAATTGTATTACCAAACAATAATGACATTAAAGTAGGTGATATATTCCAAGCTTACGAAATAACTTACTTAGACCAAGAGCTATAA
- the truB gene encoding tRNA pseudouridine(55) synthase TruB: MPSFEGILPVNKPIGKTSFNLVSSLRKLTNIKTIGHAGTLDPFASGVMILLIGKPYTKLSSSFLNQDKQYLATLHLGITTDSYDLDGQITAQSPLIPAESQIEKALLEFQGTIDQIPPMFSAKKVQGKKLYDLARKGIIIPRAAIKVTIKIELISYIYPYIQLKVDCSKGTYIRSLAHDIGTLLGSGAHLSQLNRTKSGHFQLTHCCDGERLFEKGYNWFDYLQKTSL, from the coding sequence ATGCCTAGTTTTGAGGGTATTTTGCCAGTTAATAAACCTATTGGCAAAACCTCTTTTAATTTGGTATCTAGTCTGCGTAAGTTAACAAATATTAAAACGATTGGTCATGCGGGGACATTAGATCCTTTTGCCAGTGGTGTAATGATTCTGCTCATCGGTAAGCCCTATACTAAATTAAGTTCTTCTTTTTTAAACCAAGATAAACAATACCTAGCCACGCTTCATCTGGGTATCACTACAGATAGCTACGATTTGGATGGGCAAATTACAGCCCAATCCCCTCTCATCCCTGCCGAATCACAAATAGAAAAAGCTCTTTTAGAGTTTCAAGGAACAATCGATCAAATCCCTCCTATGTTCTCTGCAAAAAAAGTACAAGGCAAAAAACTCTATGATTTAGCACGCAAAGGCATCATCATCCCACGAGCCGCCATTAAGGTTACCATTAAAATAGAACTTATTTCCTACATCTACCCTTATATACAATTAAAAGTAGATTGTTCCAAAGGTACCTATATCCGCTCTTTAGCACACGATATAGGCACCCTTCTTGGATCAGGAGCACATCTATCTCAGCTTAACAGAACAAAAAGCGGTCACTTTCAGCTCACCCATTGCTGTGACGGAGAACGTCTATTTGAAAAGGGTTATAACTGGTTTGATTATCTACAGAAAACTAGTTTATAA